CTATTTTTAGACAATCTCGATTTCTGGGAAAGGAAATATAAACTTCCCACCACTTGCTAGATAATCTTTTTCGCGACGTAATATACCATCTTTGAAATGCCAAGGTAAAACCAGAAAGTAATCTGGCTGCATAGCGCGTGCTTCTGCTTCAGAAATAATTGGAATATGAGTACCAGGGGTAACTCTACCAAATTTTTCTGGATTAACTTCCGCAATAGCTGGAATATCGTCAGGAGTGATACCACAAAACTGAAGGACAACATTTCCTTTAGTCGAAGCGCCGTAACCTAATATTTTTTTACCATCAGCATTAAGATCACGGATTAAGCGTGTCAAATCTTCACGATGACGAAAAACTCTCTCTTCAAAATCTCGATAGGGTCTTGGAGTATTCAACCCCATCCGATTCTCTTGTCCCAACAGCCAATCAATCACGGGTTGGTTGGACTTAATAGAAAGATTATCTGCTTTTGTTGCAGTAACTGCAAAGCTTCCTCCATTTATGGAGTTCATAAATACATCAACCAATCTAAGACCCGACTTCTCCAAAACAGTCTTCACTACTTGAAGTGAGTAATATTCCAGATGCTCATGGCAAATTGTGTCATAAGAATTAGTACGCAGCATAGACGGCATATAACTTTGCTCAAAATGCCAAATGCCATCATCAGCAAGGATAGACTCAATTTGTTTTGCAAATTCAATCGGAGCCTCCAAGTCATAAAACATAGCTATAGAGGTTATAATCCTTGCCTTCTTTGACTCTACGGCATGGTAGTTTTGACTAGAAAAGAAATCTGGAACTAGACATATATCAGATGGATAGTATTCTAAGAATTTATTTCCTGTGGGATCAATTCCTATTTTAGTAACTCCTTCCGTCTTATATGCTTTGAGAGTAGTTGCGTCATTGCTACCAATATCGACAATAACATCACCCTTGTTAAGTGTGATAAGACGTTCAAGATAGGCTACCTTGTCTGTAAGATGATTTATCATCGATTGGTTAAGCCCCGAACGATAACCATAGTTATCTCCATACATTTCAGAAGGTTCGTAGGAATGTCGAAGTTGCAATAATCCACTATCCGAACACCAAACTAGTTCCAATGGTCCTTTTGTAACTGCTTCATCAGCATTTTTTGGGAATACTCCAGTTAGCGATTGATATCCTAAGTTAAGGACAGAAACTAAGTTTTCACTGCCACTTATTCTGCATTTAGAAATTTTGTTATAAGAACTCATAGTACCTAGTTGATAAAAATGCAATATCAGTTAATTTTTCAAACTTACAAAATAATTATAAATGAGAGTGGGACAATCTAGTTCACTATTAAAAATGAACACATTTACTAATTCACAATAGACATTGGGAAAACTTGGCATAAAGGATAGGCTGCCCTTGGATGTCTATTTTCATAAGCAAGAGAATATATCTTGCTTAATTTTGGTAATTTATCTTGAAAAGCTGGAAGATGCTTAAATCTTCGTATTAAGCGTTTAGGATCAAAACATTCAGAATTATCAAGTTGTTCTTCTTTAAAAATCTCCGCAAAATAATGGATTACACCAGGTAAGGTATGACACCTCCAACGATCTATTTCTTCAGGGTTTACACCTCGCCGTTCTGCCTCTTCATAAACCTCTGGAATTCTCTCTAAAATCCAGATTGAAGCATATTTCATCCAAGATACATTCATGTTTACCACAACTTGCGGAGTACCAATCCACACCCCTAACTCATCCATCATATTGTTTAGTACATAGTATGTAGTGGGGATACAAGTAAGCATAGTTGAAAATGGTCTACCACTGGTGTCTTGAGAATATGCTTTAATTGCATGGTCACGACGTAACACAAGTGTATAGATTGCCGTAAAAAAGTTTTCATTACGAGCACAGATCGTTTTAATGGCTCCAAACAAATCAGGCTCAGCATTAACAATAGGGGTAGCTTCTTGGAAAAATTTGTCAAAATCGCTGATAGTCCTTGCATCCTCAATCCTTGTAAAAGAGTAGTTTAGATACACTAATGGAACTTTTGGATGGGCATGAAGTTTATCCAAAATAGTTTCGATCGCATTTGGCATCAATAAATCATCATCACCCAATATCCATATATATTTACCCTTTGCATAATGAGTGGTCTGACGAAGATTGCCCAGCATTCCGACGTTATGCTTGTTTCGATAATATGAGAAATCGGAGCGATCGAGGTATGGCTGAACGACCTTTGAAGTGTGATCCGTTGATGCATTATCACAAACAAGTAATTCTATCTCTGGCATAGCATTAGGATAGAGTCTTTGCCAATTTTTTAAGCTCGTTGCTAACCATTCTGCACGATTATATGTGCTGATGCAGACAGACAGCAATGGACGTTCTGGCAAATTCATTAACTGAATACGTTCACAAAAAGATTCAGGTGATTCTTGAGACAACAAATTTTCTACAGGCTTTGCTTTAGAACTTTTCTGTGCAAGTCGAATAGCAACTTCATGGGCATAATCCTTCCACGATTTAAAGGGTCTATTTATGGATTCTTCGACAAGTGAATCATAGAGTTGCTTGTTCTCAGCTAGACTTTGAATAGCCATAGCTAAGTCTTCAACACTTCTCACATCTACCGTCAAGCATCCTCCGCCATCTGCCACTTCAGCCATAGAACCAAAGTTAGCACAAATACAAGGTTTAGCATACCAAAGGCTCTCTAAAATAGGCAGCCCGAAGCCCTCTCTGATTGAAGGATATACAGTGAATTCGCAAGACAAATGCAAGTCTCGCAAGAGAGAATCATCAGCATTTTCTTCCCATTTAATGTTGCTGTGGTTAGCAATGAATTTGCGAACTCTATCTGCCAACTGAGGTTCTATACTATGACTGCCCCCTACAATCATAAGCTCCAGTTGAATCTTCGCTCGACTAGATGCTAAGACGAAAGCCTGTAGTAACTTCTCGTGGTTCTTACGAGGTTCCACTGTCCCAACGCAAAGAATTGTTACTTTATCATTCTTTTGTTTAGAAGCTGTGTGGTAATATCGCTCACTTTCTGTAAATTCACCAGGCAAAGAAATTGCTGTAATCTTATCGCCTAAGCTTTGAGGCTTTACTAAGTACTCACCCAAGAAATTAAGTAGATCGTCTTGACTATAATAAGAGATTGGGAAAACCAGATCGTATTCATTCAATTCAAGCATATATTCATAATGTGCTTGAGCAAAATGGGCAGGGTAAATATCTCTCATAACCCATGGGATTGCATCATAAAACACCGCTGCACAGGTTAGATTAACTGAATGTGCATAACTGAGTAATATTTGCCTTTCAAAGGTTGAACGATTCAGTGGCAATTCTGCCATAAAAAACCAATTTCCAGATATCTCTAGATCGCTGGGGTCATGCCAGTCAGTCCACATATCCACTGATGGCCCATTCCATTGACTGAAGAAAAGTAAATCTTCTGAACTAACACTTGATAGTTGATTATTTGATGAGTCCCATTGAACTGGAATCAATTTAAACCCTACTTCCATCAATCCACGACTAAGTTGGCGAGAGACCCTCTGGATACCAGTATTTTTTGAGAATTTTATTGTGCTGTCAATCCAGTAGTATATTGCTCCAAGAGATTGGCATGGATCAACAGACTTAT
This genomic interval from Pseudanabaena sp. BC1403 contains the following:
- a CDS encoding class I SAM-dependent methyltransferase — translated: MSSYNKISKCRISGSENLVSVLNLGYQSLTGVFPKNADEAVTKGPLELVWCSDSGLLQLRHSYEPSEMYGDNYGYRSGLNQSMINHLTDKVAYLERLITLNKGDVIVDIGSNDATTLKAYKTEGVTKIGIDPTGNKFLEYYPSDICLVPDFFSSQNYHAVESKKARIITSIAMFYDLEAPIEFAKQIESILADDGIWHFEQSYMPSMLRTNSYDTICHEHLEYYSLQVVKTVLEKSGLRLVDVFMNSINGGSFAVTATKADNLSIKSNQPVIDWLLGQENRMGLNTPRPYRDFEERVFRHREDLTRLIRDLNADGKKILGYGASTKGNVVLQFCGITPDDIPAIAEVNPEKFGRVTPGTHIPIISEAEARAMQPDYFLVLPWHFKDGILRREKDYLASGGKFIFPFPEIEIV
- a CDS encoding FkbM family methyltransferase, which translates into the protein MTLVSYSQNHEDILLWRALKNIENGFYIDVGASDPQEDSVTYLFYKQGWNGINIEPSLQSYERLCKERDRDINLCCAAGSYEGQITFYEVPTRGWSTSNPETGQYYFNNKNAVLREVEVLRLDTIIKNCNANTIHFLKIDVEGAELDVLRGLDLKQFRPWILMVESLSPISHKPSYELWEANITEKQYKFTYSDGLNRFYLANEYYEKLKDCFAYPPNVLDGFLPSSTVHWLVEAQNLQAQSQNLQVQIKDLESRLHHFEAQANHFEAQANHFEVQANHFEAQAKILSQSRSWKMTTPLRKIGKIARALKKQLRMLRDRCKNPRNMARSVYRKLIKPSLNFYSEYFTKSRKRKLVYAPQSHDSSYTNSHKSSLIHLPLPTGKRIIYLFVDHTIQCSTNTGVQRVTRALATSLSLCGERVRYIKWDSQNNQALLINLSERKHLANWNGPALTEEDLQIYLSSNQTPVHIDQKLDGENHWLIVPEVTHITFQEYPVTLDLLMWARRTHLKIGFIFYDAIPLQRPEFVNMAVKHMNYMQQLLLADVVWPISQSAGRDLLAYWKHQESADIITMPEVIPVLLSGESILCDRVKILTANQSLILSVGTIEPRKKQVSLIQCFDLYCKNHPDTEWRLILVGNLHPEVASIVNSYLQSNVKISHLGHVSDEKLDELYRNCAFTVFPSVSEGFGLPILESLWYGKPCLCANFGSMAEVAEDGGCFTVDTHNQTSLRQALTRLIEDTSLRQELANQAISRPIRSWNEYTSKIIDKINKSVDPCQSLGAIYYWIDSTIKFSKNTGIQRVSRQLSRGLMEVGFKLIPVQWDSSNNQLSSVSSEDLLFFSQWNGPSVDMWTDWHDPSDLEISGNWFFMAELPLNRSTFERQILLSYAHSVNLTCAAVFYDAIPWVMRDIYPAHFAQAHYEYMLELNEYDLVFPISYYSQDDLLNFLGEYLVKPQSLGDKITAISLPGEFTESERYYHTASKQKNDKVTILCVGTVEPRKNHEKLLQAFVLASSRAKIQLELMIVGGSHSIEPQLADRVRKFIANHSNIKWEENADDSLLRDLHLSCEFTVYPSIREGFGLPILESLWYAKPCICANFGSMAEVADGGGCLTVDVRSVEDLAMAIQSLAENKQLYDSLVEESINRPFKSWKDYAHEVAIRLAQKSSKAKPVENLLSQESPESFCERIQLMNLPERPLLSVCISTYNRAEWLATSLKNWQRLYPNAMPEIELLVCDNASTDHTSKVVQPYLDRSDFSYYRNKHNVGMLGNLRQTTHYAKGKYIWILGDDDLLMPNAIETILDKLHAHPKVPLVYLNYSFTRIEDARTISDFDKFFQEATPIVNAEPDLFGAIKTICARNENFFTAIYTLVLRRDHAIKAYSQDTSGRPFSTMLTCIPTTYYVLNNMMDELGVWIGTPQVVVNMNVSWMKYASIWILERIPEVYEEAERRGVNPEEIDRWRCHTLPGVIHYFAEIFKEEQLDNSECFDPKRLIRRFKHLPAFQDKLPKLSKIYSLAYENRHPRAAYPLCQVFPMSIVN